In Syngnathus scovelli strain Florida chromosome 10, RoL_Ssco_1.2, whole genome shotgun sequence, the following are encoded in one genomic region:
- the si:dkey-86e18.1 gene encoding uncharacterized protein si:dkey-86e18.1 isoform X2: MARNEEKQQGRLNRLWLQKEREEGRLKDVQQRRPKLQSQLAHYPERKIKEFQLKIEALEREYKSFLTKLRVLDPTCKHKPWTPRAYCKRRADVEEPTSIAKKAKVSTTAFSHSENSSPVSKPTTEVVSRDQDQPLNFDRTRLAMVTAAFRGTSDQQDISQTQNLAKVLQRSLPNLGNMAAVKEDRGGTPQRTAGKSSPGHALGLDCYSSSGEDSDS; encoded by the exons ATGGCTCGAAATGAAGAGAAGCAACAAGGACGTTTAAACAGACTTTGGctgcagaaagagagagaag AGGGTCGACTAAAAGATGTCCAGCAGCGAAGACCCAAGCTG CAATCCCAACTTGCACATTATCCTGAGAGGAAGATAAAAGAGTTTCAGCTGAAGATAGAAGCCTTGGAACGGGAGTACAAAAGTTTTTTGACCAAGCTACGAGTACTTGACCCCACCTGCAAGCACAAACCTTGGACCCCCAGGGCTTATTGTAAAAGGAGAGCAGATGTGGAGGAGCCTACGAGCATTG caaaaaaggcaaaagtctcCACCACAGCGTTCAGCCACTCAGAAAACAGTTCGCCAGTTTCCAAGCCGACCACCGAGGTGGTCTCCAGAGACCAAGACCAGCCCCTGAATTTTGACCGCACGCGTCTGGCGATGGTCACCGCGGCGTTCAGAGGAACGTCGGATCAACAGGACATCTCCCAAACGCAGAACCTAGCGAAGGTGCTTCAGCGTTCTTTGCCTAATTTGGGTAACATGGCGGCCGTGAAAGAGGACAGAGGGGGAACTCCTCAGAGGACAGCTGGGAAGTCCTCCCCTGGTCATGCGCTTGGCCTGGACTGTTACTCTTCTTCTGGGGAGGACTCAGACTCGTGA
- the jun gene encoding transcription factor Jun codes for MYTKMETTFYDDGAGYGYSGSKALKHNMTLNLSDPVGSLKPHLRARAGDLLTSPDVGLLKLASPELERLIIQSSNGLITTTPTPTQFLCPKNVTDEQEGFAEGFVRALAELHHQHMPGVSVPSAAPAASVAGVAVYSGTVRSDSPVYEDLNTFQPAISTVSSPSYTSSVPSYTTTALSYTSTAPSASFPIYPQPSSSTSSSSSSSHLPMLTALKEEPQTVPEMPGETPPLSPIDMENQERIKAERKRQRNRIAASKCRKRKLERISRLEDKVKNLKSQNSELASTANILREQVAQLKQKVMNHVNSGCQLMLTQQLQTF; via the coding sequence ATGTATACGAAGATGGAAACTACTTTCTACGACGACGGTGCTGGCTACGGATACAGCGGCTCCAAGGCGCTCAAGCACAACATGACGCTGAACCTGTCCGACCCCGTCGGTAGCCTGAAGCCTCACCTACGGGCCAGGGCCGGCGATCTGCTCACTTCCCCGGACGTGGGCTTGTTGAAGCTGGCCTCCCCGGAGCTGGAGCGGCTCATCATTCAGTCGAGCAACGGGCTGATCACCACCACGCCGACCCCGACGCAGTTCTTGTGCCCCAAGAACGTCACCGACGAGCAGGAAGGCTTCGCCGAGGGGTTTGTGCGCGCCCTGGCCGAGCTCCATCACCAACACATGCCCGGCGTGAGCGTCCCTTCGGCGGCGCCAGCGGCGTCCGTCGCCGGGGTGGCTGTGTACAGCGGCACCGTGCGCTCTGACTCGCCGGTTTACGAGGATTTAAACACGTTTCAGCCAGCTATCAGCACCGTGTCATCTCCGAGTTACACTTCCTCCGTCCCGAGTTACACCACCACAGCACTGAGCTACACTTCCACGGCCCCAAGCGCGTCCTTCCCGATTTACCCCCAGCCATCCTCCTCGACCtcttcctccagctcctcctccCATCTCCCGATGCTCACCGCGCTCAAGGAAGAGCCGCAAACTGTGCCTGAGATGCCGGGTGAGACGCCTCCGCTGTCCCCCATTGACATGGAGAACCAGGAGCGCATCAAGGCTGAGCGTAAGCGCCAGCGCAACCGCATCGCCGCCTCCAAGTGTCGCAAAAGGAAGTTGGAGCGCATCTCGCGGCTGGAGGATAAAGTGAAGAACCTCAAGTCTCAGAACTCAGAACTGGCGTCCACTGCCAACATACTGCGGGAACAGGTGGCGCAACTCAAGCAAAAGGTGATGAACCACGTCAACAGCGGCTGTCAGCTCATGTTGACGCAGCAACTCCAGACCTTTTGA
- the si:dkey-86e18.1 gene encoding uncharacterized protein si:dkey-86e18.1 isoform X1, protein MARNEEKQQGRLNRLWLQKEREEGRLKDVQQRRPKLCTLNSVSSVKKWIPSIKKDMEYYLQQSQLAHYPERKIKEFQLKIEALEREYKSFLTKLRVLDPTCKHKPWTPRAYCKRRADVEEPTSIAKKAKVSTTAFSHSENSSPVSKPTTEVVSRDQDQPLNFDRTRLAMVTAAFRGTSDQQDISQTQNLAKVLQRSLPNLGNMAAVKEDRGGTPQRTAGKSSPGHALGLDCYSSSGEDSDS, encoded by the exons ATGGCTCGAAATGAAGAGAAGCAACAAGGACGTTTAAACAGACTTTGGctgcagaaagagagagaag AGGGTCGACTAAAAGATGTCCAGCAGCGAAGACCCAAGCTG TGTACACTTAATTCGGTTTCCTCTGTGAAAAAATGGATCCCCAGCATCAAGAAAGACATGGAGTATTACTTGCAG CAATCCCAACTTGCACATTATCCTGAGAGGAAGATAAAAGAGTTTCAGCTGAAGATAGAAGCCTTGGAACGGGAGTACAAAAGTTTTTTGACCAAGCTACGAGTACTTGACCCCACCTGCAAGCACAAACCTTGGACCCCCAGGGCTTATTGTAAAAGGAGAGCAGATGTGGAGGAGCCTACGAGCATTG caaaaaaggcaaaagtctcCACCACAGCGTTCAGCCACTCAGAAAACAGTTCGCCAGTTTCCAAGCCGACCACCGAGGTGGTCTCCAGAGACCAAGACCAGCCCCTGAATTTTGACCGCACGCGTCTGGCGATGGTCACCGCGGCGTTCAGAGGAACGTCGGATCAACAGGACATCTCCCAAACGCAGAACCTAGCGAAGGTGCTTCAGCGTTCTTTGCCTAATTTGGGTAACATGGCGGCCGTGAAAGAGGACAGAGGGGGAACTCCTCAGAGGACAGCTGGGAAGTCCTCCCCTGGTCATGCGCTTGGCCTGGACTGTTACTCTTCTTCTGGGGAGGACTCAGACTCGTGA